A single region of the Streptomyces sp. NBC_00425 genome encodes:
- a CDS encoding cytidine deaminase family protein: MTTQTRPVDHELIRAAAQVARSHCRGDNHTVAAAARDRDGRIITAVNAYHFTGGPCAELVLIGTAAGQGAYELDTIVAVGDRERGVIPPCGRCRQVLLDYFPALKVIVGNADRVRTVLITELLPETYVWADHRLDAE; the protein is encoded by the coding sequence ATGACCACGCAGACCCGTCCCGTCGACCACGAGCTCATCCGGGCCGCAGCGCAGGTCGCCCGCAGTCACTGTCGGGGCGACAACCACACCGTGGCAGCCGCGGCCCGCGACCGGGACGGCCGGATCATCACCGCGGTGAACGCGTACCACTTCACGGGAGGCCCCTGCGCCGAACTCGTCCTCATCGGCACGGCGGCCGGCCAGGGAGCCTACGAACTGGACACGATCGTCGCCGTGGGCGACCGCGAGCGCGGAGTGATCCCGCCGTGCGGCCGGTGCCGGCAGGTCCTCCTCGACTACTTCCCCGCCCTCAAGGTCATCGTCGGCAATGCCGACCGCGTCCGAACCGTCCTCATCACCGAGCTGCTGCCCGAAACCTACGTCTGGGCCGACCACCGGCTCGACGCGGAGTGA
- a CDS encoding GNAT family N-acetyltransferase, protein MITPVVLQVAATPTAPALVLRLWSLEDAAPLVEVFRDAELRRWTSHTVENEADGTRWVRSQRQSWSAGDRFSFAVLEAQPDGRCGRLLAGVVLKGVAAGEPAAEVGYWTAAHARGKGVASRAVEALTEWAFDAFEAGGLERLELLHQEDNRASCRVAEKSRYDFHRVLPAAPPSFPRAGHLHVRRTSH, encoded by the coding sequence GTGATCACCCCTGTCGTCCTGCAGGTTGCCGCGACGCCGACGGCTCCCGCGCTCGTTCTTCGCCTCTGGAGCCTGGAGGACGCGGCGCCACTGGTCGAGGTGTTCCGCGACGCCGAACTGCGCCGCTGGACGAGCCATACCGTGGAGAACGAAGCAGACGGGACGCGGTGGGTGCGCTCCCAGCGGCAGAGCTGGTCGGCGGGGGACCGGTTCAGCTTCGCCGTCCTCGAGGCGCAACCCGACGGCCGTTGCGGGCGGTTGCTCGCAGGCGTGGTCCTCAAGGGCGTCGCTGCCGGGGAACCGGCTGCCGAGGTGGGCTACTGGACCGCCGCGCACGCCCGTGGGAAAGGCGTGGCCTCGCGCGCCGTGGAGGCACTCACCGAATGGGCCTTCGACGCCTTCGAAGCCGGCGGGCTGGAACGTCTCGAGCTCCTGCACCAGGAGGACAACCGGGCGTCGTGCCGGGTCGCGGAGAAGAGCCGGTACGACTTTCACCGGGTGCTGCCGGCCGCACCGCCCTCCTTCCCCCGAGCGGGTCACCTGCACGTACGGCGCACGAGCCACTGA
- a CDS encoding MerR family transcriptional regulator, with protein sequence MDGITLCPIGELARRTGLTVKTIRFYSDRGIVTPTNRTPAGHRLYGTDAVARLQLVRTLRELGVDLPTIRKVVDEELSLAEVAAAHAEALAVQIRVLRLRRAVMTAVATRGSTPEETEMIHHLARLSVDERRRLTGEFLDAVFGGPGIADAMTGVMRSLTPELPDDPGANQVRAWVELAELSLDPEFRSVMRRLVEDLASDVARSDVTTPRRDLVATVRDHVAPALTAGVDPASPEAERIVAAFTADCAHLLGRPDDPELRRLLSARLASTNDPRRERYARLLAVINGWPVPESLAPVLGWGVEALRTGTPR encoded by the coding sequence ATGGACGGCATCACGCTCTGCCCGATCGGCGAACTCGCCCGCCGAACCGGTCTCACGGTCAAGACCATCCGGTTCTACTCCGATCGCGGGATCGTCACGCCGACGAACCGCACCCCGGCCGGCCACCGCCTGTACGGCACGGACGCCGTCGCACGCCTGCAGCTCGTGCGGACCTTGCGCGAGCTGGGAGTGGACCTTCCCACGATCCGCAAGGTCGTGGACGAGGAGCTCTCCCTCGCGGAGGTCGCCGCGGCGCACGCCGAAGCGCTCGCCGTACAGATCCGCGTGCTGCGACTGCGGCGAGCGGTGATGACGGCGGTGGCGACCCGCGGCTCGACACCTGAGGAGACGGAAATGATCCACCACCTCGCCCGACTCTCCGTGGACGAACGCCGCCGTCTGACCGGCGAATTCCTCGACGCCGTCTTCGGCGGTCCCGGCATCGCCGACGCCATGACCGGAGTGATGCGCTCGCTCACCCCCGAGCTGCCCGACGACCCGGGGGCCAACCAGGTCCGGGCGTGGGTGGAGCTGGCCGAACTCTCCCTGGACCCGGAATTCCGTTCCGTCATGCGGCGGTTGGTCGAGGACCTGGCATCGGACGTGGCCCGGAGCGACGTCACGACACCCCGCCGGGACCTCGTGGCAACCGTGCGTGACCACGTCGCGCCGGCCCTGACCGCAGGTGTCGACCCGGCCTCGCCCGAGGCCGAGCGCATCGTCGCGGCCTTCACAGCCGACTGTGCCCACCTCCTCGGCCGCCCCGACGATCCCGAACTCCGCCGCCTGTTGTCCGCTCGGCTGGCGAGTACGAACGACCCCCGCAGGGAGAGGTACGCCCGACTGCTCGCAGTGATCAACGGCTGGCCGGTTCCGGAGAGTCTGGCACCGGTTCTCGGCTGGGGCGTCGAGGCCCTGCGCACAGGGACACCGCGATGA